The Neospora caninum Liverpool complete genome, chromosome X genome includes a region encoding these proteins:
- a CDS encoding Heat Shock Protein 70, ER lumen, related: protein MASFVEGVGPRLRRAPGARASRSSFPSPSGLVRRGFLFLSLCLVSLLSLRPPALFAEAQVVGLDLGSEFVKVALVAAGRPIEILLNTASKRKTSNAVSFADDEKREMGDDGAAQAAKKPDRVFLHPNLLLGVNATDFGLVDVTADSPDAAFLPVELKEKLLPSGYPHDYYPYRLFMDKRRHSLAVLARDGLYLPAELVTASMLAFVKKLASQAAGIDSEATIGCVISIPCRYTQRQRQALRDAVEIAGMHAIAFNHHSVTAAVQHALDLPTNTTATKLFYDVGSSTVDVGVVRFSPVQLPSKKEVLQVQLLACETTAGAGGHHVDLAIAEKMREVFEKRHPGKALLQVPRALKKLVKQAVMSKHVLSANKQTHFRVEGLHNDVDFHEPIERADLEGLLQEKGMLAKLKASLDATLNHAGMDIANIDQVELLGGGWRVPRVQQELNAMMGGKEVGTHLNGDEAMATGAAFIAANSTATFRVKQMLLHDISPFEYVLKIASIAEEDDADAGVKHGDRVEKTKVLLGRNGRLAQGSRTVALRTTHDFELELLEDDVPLMKLAVTGVSEVAKKLEEEAQKKAEAEKKAEVGEVEAEEKRLPKANLVFKIDGSGVIGFDRAYLTQEYPIYVPVPATTTKATTTKSASDASEQTSTTTPTPQPKFKKIMKQVSEPLAVEETLTLPLPLTAAERKALRKQLQELEASDLRVHRLAEAMNRLESSIYAARGLLDEEMIARVSVPETREELRKQLEADEEWIYDSAKAEGIEAVKKKLSALENVVEPMKKRAEELEARPKVIDKMEKALVDVVSRLEQIATKRPWVPEEKLKGVRAFGEDVGAWWREKLASQQSKKDTEEPVFTKAEVLAKVKELGAAVKALENIPRPTTTTTPPPKENGDQKDADTEKREKETEKTETEKTEKESEKAETEKAEPEEKREEGQTSGKDTAAEQKTREEL, encoded by the coding sequence ATGGCGTCTTTTGTTGAGGGCGTTGGCCCTCGTCTCCGGCGTGCGCCTggcgcgcgtgcgtctcgctcttcgttcccgtctccctcgggTCTTGTTCGCCGcggtttcctcttcctgtctctctgtctcgtttctcttctttcgctgcgCCCGCCGGCCCTCTTTGCCGAGGCGCAGGTCGTCGGTCTCGACCTCGGGTCGGAGTTTGTGAAGGTGGCATTGGTCGCAGCCGGGCGGCCGATCGAGATTCTCTTGAACACCGCGAGCAAGCGAAAGACGAGCAACGCAGTCTCGTTTGCAGAcgacgagaagcgcgagatGGGCGACGACGGAGCAGCCCAAGCCGCGAAGAAGCCTgaccgcgtcttccttcacCCGAATCTGTTGCTCGGCGTGAACGCGACAGACTTTGGCCTCGTCGACGTGACTGCCGACTCGCCCGACGCCGCGTTCCTCCCCGTGGAGTTGAAGGAGAAGCTGTTGCCCAGTGGTTACCCCCACGACTACTACCCCTACCGGTTGTTCATGGACAAGCGCCGACACAGCTTGGCTGTTCTCGCCCGCGACGGCCTGTACTTGCCTGCGGAGTTGGTCACCGCCAGTATGCTCGCCTTCGTGAAGAAGCTCGCGAGCCAGGCCGCGGGGATCGACTCGGAAGCGACGATTGGCTGCGTCATCTCGATCCCGTGTAGGTACACCCAGCGGCAGCGGCAGGCGTTGCGTGACGCGGTCGAGATCGCCGGGATGCATGCGATCGCGTTCAACCACCACTCAGTGACGGCGGCCGTCCAGCACGCCCTCGACTTGCCGACAAACACGACGGCGACAAAGTTGTTTTACGACGTTGGCAGCTCGACCGTTGACGTGGGCGTcgtccgcttctcgccggtCCAGCTTCCGTCGAAGAAGGAGGTTTTGCAAGTTCAGTTGCTCGCGTGCGAGACGACTGCGGGGGCGGGCGGCCACCACGTGGACCTGGCGATTGCGGAGAAGATGCGCGAAGTCTTCGAGAAGCGCCACCCGGGCAAGGCGCTCCTCCAAGTGCCTCGCGCGCTGAAGAAGCTTGTGAAGCAGGCGGTGATGTCCAAGCACGTCCTCAGCGCAAACAAACAGACGCATTTCCGAGTGGAGGGCTTGCACAACGACGTGGATTTCCACGAGCCGATTGAGCGCGCGGACCTCGAGGGCCTTCTCCAGGAGAAGGGGATGCTGGCGAAGCTGAAGGCGTCGCTCGACGCCACGCTGAACCACGCCGGGATGGACATCGCCAACATCGACCAGGTTGAGCTGCTCGGCGGCGGCTGGCGCGTCCCGCGGGTCCAGCAGGAGCTGAACGCAATGATGGGCGGGAAGGAGGTGGGGACGCACCTgaacggcgacgaggcgatgGCCACGGGCGCCGCGTTCATCGCCGCCAACAGCACGGCGACGTTCCGCGTCAAGCAAATGCTGCTGCACGACATTTCGCCCTTTGAGTACGTTTTGAAGATCGCGTCGatcgccgaggaagacgacgcggacGCCGGCGTCAAGCACGGCGACCGCGTGGAGAAGACCAAGGTGCTCTTGGGGCGGAACGGCCGACTCGCCCAAGGCAGCAGGACGGTCGCGCTCCGAACGACGCACGACTTTGAACTGGAGCTTCTCGAGGACGACGTGCCCCTCATGAAGCTCGCCGTCACTGGCGTCTCGGAGGTCgcgaagaagctggaggaggaggcgcagaagaaggccgaggcggagaagaaggccgaagTCGGGGAAGTCGAGGCTGAGGAGAAGCGTCTCCCGAAGGCGAACCTCGTGTTCAAGATCGACGGCAGCGGCGTGATTGGCTTCGACCGCGCGTACCTCACGCAGGAGTACCCGATCTACGTTCCGGTGCCCGCCACaacgacgaaggcgacgacgactAAGTCGGCCTCGGACGCGAGCGAGCAGACGAGCACGACGACTCCGACGCCGCAGCCCAAGTTCAAGAAGATCATGAAGCAGGTGTCCGAGCCCCTCGCGGTCGAAGAGACCCTGACGTTGCCTTTGCCGCTGACGGCGGCCGAGCGGAAGGCGCTCCGGAAGCAGTTGCAGGAGTTGGAGGCGTCGGACTTGCGGGTGCATCGGCTCGCAGAGGCGATGAACAGACTGGAGTCGTCGATCTACGCGGCCAGGGGTTTGCTCGACGAGGAGATGATCGCGAGGGTGAGTGTGCCCGAGACACGCGAGGAGCTGCGGAAGCAGCTGGAGGCCGACGAGGAGTGGATCTACGACagcgcgaaggcggaaggcaTCGAAGCggtgaagaagaagctgTCGGCGCTGGAGAACGTCGTAGAGCCGATGAAGAAGCGCGCGGAGGAGCTGGAGGCGCGACCCAAGGTGATTGACAAGATGGAGAAGGCCCTCGTCGacgtcgtctctcgcctcgagcAGATCGCGACGAAGCGGCCGTGGGTCCCCGAGGAGAAACTGAAGGGGGTTCGCGCCTTCGGCGAAGACGTCGGCGCGTGGTGGCGAGAGAAACTCGCTAGCCAGCAGAGCAAGAAAGACACGGAAGAGCCCGTTTTCACCAAAGCCGAAGTCCTCGCGAAGGTGAAGGAactcggcgccgccgtcaAGGCCCTCGAGAACATCCCGCGGCCGACAACCACTACGACTCCACCCCCCAAGGAGAACGGAGACCAGAAGGACgcggacacagagaagagagagaaagagacggagaagacagagacggagaagacagagaaagagagcgagaaagcagagaccgagaaggcggaaccggaggaaaagagagaagagggccaAACGTCGGGAAAGGACACTGCAGCGGAGCAGAAAACCAGAGAAGAGCTGTGA